The following proteins are co-located in the Tenrec ecaudatus isolate mTenEca1 chromosome 11, mTenEca1.hap1, whole genome shotgun sequence genome:
- the GJB6 gene encoding gap junction beta-6 protein — protein sequence MDWGTLHTFIGGVNKHSTSIGKVWITVIFIFRVMILVVAAQEVWGDEQEDFVCNTLQPGCKNVCYDHFFPVSHIRLWALQLIFVSTPALLVAMHVTYYRHETVRKFRRGEKRNEFKDIEDIKSQKVRIEGALWWTYTCSIFFRIIFEACFMYVFYFLYNGYHLPWVLKCGIDPCPNLVDCFISRPTEKTVFTIFMISASVICMVLNVAELCYLLLKVCFRRTKRAKAQRSQPNHSHKESKQNEINELISDSGQNAITGFPS from the coding sequence ATGGACTGGGGCACGCTGCACACGTTCATCGGGGGCGTCAACAAACACTCCACCAGCATCGGGAAGGTGTGGATCACGGTCATCTTCATCTTCCGAGTCATGATTCTCGTGGTGGCTGCTCAAGAAGTCTGGGGGGATGAGCAGGAGGACTTCGTCTGCAACACTCTGCAGCCAGGTTGCAAAAACGTGTGCTACGACCACTTCTTCCCCGTGTCCCACATCCGGCTGTGGGCGCTGCAGCTCATCTTCGTGTCCACGCCCGCCCTGCTGGTCGCCATGCACGTCACCTACTACCGACACGAGACTGTGCGCAAGTTCCGGCGAGGCGAGAAGAGGAATGAATTCAAAGACATCGAAGACATTAAAAGTCAAAAGGTGCGGATCGAGGGGGCCCTGTGGTGGACATACACCTGCAGCATCTTTTTCAGGATCATCTTCGAAGCCTGCTTCATGTACGTGTTCTACTTCCTGTACAACGGGTACCACCTGCCCTGGGTGTTGAAATGTGGGATCGACCCCTGCCCCAATCTGGTGGACTGCTTCATTTCCCGGCCCACGGAAAAGACGGTGTTCACGATCTTCATGATTTCCGCATCTGTCATCTGCATGGTGCTCAACGTGGCCGAGCTGTGCTACCTGCTGCTGAAGGTGTGCTTTCGACGGACGAAGAGAGCCAAGGCGCAGCGGAGCCAACCCAACCACTCTCACAAGGAGAGCAAGCAAAATGAGATCAATGAGCTGATTTCAGATAGCGGGCAAAATGCCATCACTGGCTTCCCAAGTTAA